Genomic segment of Mercurialis annua linkage group LG6, ddMerAnnu1.2, whole genome shotgun sequence:
GGCGCAGAACTAAATTACCCGACAATTGACAAGTTGGCATTAATGGTGGTAGTAGCAGCAAAGAAGTTAAGGCCATATTTTCAAGGCCATACGGTCATTATACGCACTAATCAACCTCTGAGGAAGGCATTGCAGAGGCCGGAAACTTCGGGAAGGATGGTTAGTTGGTCCTTCCAGTTGGGAGAGCATGATATAAGATATGAGCCAAGGAAAACATTGAAGGCGGAAGCACTTGCAGACTTTGTAGTAGAGATGACGGAGAAACCAGACACCGAAGAACCCAGAGAAGCAGTTACTTGGAATCTCTACGTAGACGGAGCGTCCAATGACCTCGGAGCCGGAGAAGGTGTTTTCTTGGAAGGACCGATGGGAATAACAATCGAGTATTCAGTACACTTGAAATTTAAAGCAACCAATAACGTGGCAGGTATGATATCAGTccatcatttaaatataaatacaatttatcgcaataaactaatagtacTACAGAATATGAAGCTCTCATAACAAGATTGTCAATTGCGAAAGCAATGAAAACCGAAGTCCTACGAATCCATAGTGATTCCCAGTTAGTCACAGGACAAATAGGAGGACAGTTTCAAGCAAAAGAGGCGAAGATGGCAAGATATGTGGAGAAAGCAAAAGAAATCTTGAATGACATAGAGAGATTCGGAGGTGAATGGGAGATTTTCCCCATACCCAGAGAAGAGAATGCAGCCGCAGATGCAATCGCCAAAGAAACAGCTACGAAGAACCAGCGTTTCATGGAGATGAAAATGAAAGAAGAATGCTCGACTTCTTCTGTAGACGCAGAGGAGGAAGTGTTATCTATAGAAGAAGTAGACACCTGGATGCAGAAACTATTGGCATGCCTAACAGACGGCACTCTCCCAGAGCAAACAGCTGAAGCAGCAAAAGTAGTTCGACAATCGGCATCGTACTCAGTCTTAGAAGGAGTACTCTATAGGGCATCAGCTACGCACCCGTGGTCTCGATGCCTGACGAAGACAGAAGGCCTATATGTTCTGCAGGAAATTCACGAGGGAATCTGCGGGGCTCATGAGGCATCAGCAGCCTTGGTTAGGAAAGCATCCTTACAAGGTTTCTACTGTTTATCCATGAAGAAAGATGCAGAAGACCTGGTACTTAAATGTGATAAGTGTCAGAAGTTCGGCGCAGTGATACGAACACCCGCATCTGAGCAACACCCCGTCGGTAGTCCATGGCCGTTCATGACTTGGGGCATAGACATACTGGGACCTTTCCCCCCAGCGCAGGGACAAGTAAAGCTAATCGTAGTAGCCGTAGATCACTTTACCAAATGGGTGGAGGTAGAGCCAATGAAGACGATCACCACGGAGAAGATTCAAACTTGGCTATCAAGAGAAGTCATGGGAAGGTAAAACATTTTACCATATACTCATATAAAGTTGCACGTTACTAATATAAATGGACAGGTTTGGCATACCacatgttagtagtatgtgccctagggccatttgatcatgtatatttgtagaactaatcccaatggaaaagatatatatgttctaattgaactaagtgtctcatcaactaagtgttcatttattacgtattgtccttatcacattgtgatagaatctattcttaaggtgttaagaatatgagttacagattttattatacatgtgatctaaataacagttcacgatcgatggggtcctacgaataagggcatcgtattatcccggaaagattgtcacctctttttattctcctgattagtaaggagttactaattataggaagtagtgagtctcatactacttgatggagatcaggataaacatgtggacactcaagatgttgagtgggtcgaacaagtgacgctagatgacttatacatggtatttcatcaaagtcaatttaatttcatctagtttataattgtacatatgtcctttgacttgcggtgacactatcttgtatataggtgattagagtttgatactccttatccctagatctttcatgagctagggtcgcgggatgtgttggctctagttagttgtatatggagataggggtttaaccaagagaggatttatcactccggatgaacggagaaaagattctatgctatctcaaattgttcttgatggatgataaaacctgcgcaggtgtatatgacttacttagaaagttgtttctaatggaagtcatatttatcaagaataagaactgagatgaggtcatatgatcaagacaaacagtgtttgacttaaccgtgacactagtcaagatcagaatcttagatgaagggaattttgagtgtacggtaattatgaacattggttcataaagaatgcatagaaacattcatatctatttggagggtcgtgatatgtttctagacgtcactcacgatctacgggaattaataattaatgagatttaattatttaaaataagaaaggcgtttcttatgactctcgttaccatatagatgtgaacctagttagttacacacaatagggtgtgcaaccgattgagtttacgagagatcgatttcatatagatactagcatatctcggaaattaatctaagatgaaaaataagtataaattagtaggcacctaattgtattttatccaagttaatgtgatgatgtcatgtgatgatgtcacgatgatgtcacgataatgtcatgtgatgatgtcacgatgatgtcatgtgatgatgtcacgtgatgatgtcatgtatgtctccgtgtgtgacacctagcatccgacgtgtcagaaggtggcaacacctatgcttgatgtgtgacacctagcatgtgatgtgtcagatggtgccaacacctatgcttggtgtgtgacaacTAGCATGTGACGTGTCGAATGGTggaaacacctttgcttggtgtgtgagaCCTAGCAtctgaggtgttgcattcttaagcaaagctctaccctataaatagaggttgcctttgctcattctacacacaccacacttaagagagcatatttgaaagagttcaagtagtcatcaatcacagaaaagcttggcggaagtttttcatacatccgagcaaagacgtaatcgcggtgagagtttgagcttagggttgctcggcaagagaaactcttgcggattacttcaaggcgaggattcaatcggacgcatactcgtgtggacgaggttgcggtcgccgtactatcgggactacatgaatcgttggagaatcgacataggtatttttcttacgatttctagatgcgtgctttaattactagatgatacgacgatccatttgttattgatatgatcaatttctggatccgaattgttggaattccaaggctattgcgaaaaagaaatgcacctcggttaacaaagaaaaatgttttcatttgttaagatgtaggacaatataagtcatttccggaaatatttggaatatttgaatggcggttcggtcaataaaagaaagtgtttcttttacCAAACcgaaagaaattgaaatgaaaattgcattaagtattgtgaatacttaaagggcaatgacgggaggaacgacaattccattaagaatgtgtctatctcatgttccaatgtgaattgctcatttaaaagcttgggtattgaataccgatgctcattttcacatttgtttatcttttacggatttagtaaaagtgagaaagaaaggaaaaatatgaagtaatcttaaatctcaggaatgacgcaagcgttgcgacaagagctatatgatcaacttcaattttctttaataaacataagttgtacttaaagaagatttttgtacttacccaatatatataggaatatcatgtccgaatttgtatgacaaatttggtagttgattttctatttacaaaggatgtttgtagtattatgtttgatactaCGGAGTTGGGTGTGGATATGTAGAAAatggttatgttggatatcctaaagacagtttaggatgtTATTTCTAAATtctaaccgaacaaacaatcgttgtttatcggtggtagtcttacttgataaagcgtttattcaagagggagacTAAAAAAacgaatatagaattagatgaggagtcatctagttaccaacaacaGAATGAATCCataaagattgatcaaacccgctaagagagcatatttgaaagagttcaagtagtcatcaatcacagaaaagcttggcggaagtttttcatacatccgagcaaagacgtaatcgcgatgagagtttgagcttagggttgctcggcaagaggaactcttgcggattactttaaggcgaggattcaatcggacgcatactcgtgtggacgagcttgaggtcgccgtactatcgggactacaaaaatcgttggagaatcgacataggtattcttcttacggtttctagatgcgtgctttaattactagttgatacgacgatccatttgttattgatatgatcaatttttggatccgaattgttggaattccaattttgaattgaaatatacgattcggaccctcgcGTTCCTTAGTCACTGACAACGGGAAGCAGTTCGATTGCCGCAAGTTCAGAGCATACTGTGAAGGGTTGAATATAAGGCTGAAGTTCACCTCAGTAGCCCATCTGCAGACGAATGGACTTACAGAAGTCACAAACAGAACTATCCTCAcatgaataaaaaagagactTGATGATCTGAAGGGAAAATGGGTAGATGAGCTATGCAAAGTCATCTAGGCGTATCGCACCACATCCAGAAAAGCCACTGGCGAAACTCCCTTCAGTCTGGTGTATGGCATAGAAGTTGTGCTGCCAGTAGAAATCGGCATGCCTTCATTAAGAGTTCAAGTCTTTGACGAAGAGAAGAATGAAGAATCCATGCGATTATGCCTGGACCTGTTGGAAGAACGAAGACACCAGACTGCAGTAAGAGCAGAAGCGTATCAAAGTCAGATGGCTAAATACCACAATGCCAAGGTGAAGAGAAGAAGCTTTATGGTAGTAGATTTAGTACTCCGGAAAGCAGAAATTGGCAAAGGAGCAGCAGGAGTTGGCAAACTACGAGCCAACTGGGATGGTCCATTTTGAGTCGTAGAAGTAGTAGGAAGAGGGGCTTATAAAATCGCTCACTTAGAAGGGCCGATTCTCCCCCGAACCTGGAATATCAATGACATGAAGAAATATTTCCAGTAGATGTATTTGCTAtcgttttgaaattttaataaagcaTTGCATCTTTTGTTTTCTCTTTAACATAGATTGCATCAGTAATTACGAAAGACAGCAGTTCTAAAAATAGTGGGCCAGTTCAAATAAAACGTAAGTGccacaaataaaagaaagaactaAGAAGTTTTTGTCCTAAAGGCAATTACAAAAGAAAGCTAGCTTAACAGAATAAGTATATAGAAAAGGGGCTTAACAACCTACACAACTTCATCCTCAGAAGGCGCAGTCTCTTTGACAGGAACACCATCCTCTTCAGCAGACAACACTTTCTCTGGAGCAGCATCCACGCCAAGAGTATCTTCCGGAATAATATCAGAAGGATGCTCAACCAGAACAGAAGAATCAGCGGTGGGAAGTTCTTCGGGGACCTCCCCTTCAATGTCATCTGTGCTCTTAATGGCCGCAGTCTCAGATGGAGGAGGTTTGTCAAAAGCCAACCCATCTTCGGAAGTCGATGTAGCCCCAGACGCTGATCGCGGTGTTAGAGGCGCAGAAGAGGTCCTTTTCTCCGCAGAAGTTTCTAGAGACAGCTTCTTCTTAGCAACTATCTTCGCCATGACGCGCTGACCCAAGGCACGAAGGTCAATGGCTAAGAACTTCCCAATATCGTAGTCGGATAATCTTGATGAACCACCCCGACAGCAGTAGCACAAAAATCGGTTAAACAACCAGAAATATAGGCATTCACATCCTTCATATTCTCTTTTTGCTCAGACAACAACCTATCGCGAACCCGTTGCACCTCCAAAAGAGAAGCGTCACGATCAGAAACTTTTCGCTCCAAGATCTTGCCTTTGTCAATAGCCGCTTGTAAAGAGTTTCTCAGCTTCTGCGTCTCCGCCTGAGTAGAATTTCGCAGAGAGGAAAGCTCTTGTTCATACTTCTCCACCAAGTGATCCTTCTGCTGACGCATAACAGAAACACCTTGAACCACCTAAATAAATAGTAGATAAGTCACGATAACAGTACAAGCAAAGTAAGAAGAAGATGAGAAAATCAACAAAAGATATACTTACATGCAGCAAAGAAGCATCAAACTTGTCAAAAATGTCATCAACGGGTACCTGCCTCTACGTGTCCATATCTCCATTCAACTGAAGAAAGTGGGAATACAAACCAGACACATCCGCATCCTGAATGGACGCAGAACCAAGATGCTCTTCAATCCAGACGCGAGGATCAGGACACAGATCCAGGTCAAGCTTTCGGCGCTTCGCAGACGCCTATTTCAACTGAGTAGAAGGCTCAAGCACCTTTCTAGAAGAAGCATCCCCTTTCTTCATAGGAGGTTTATTTAGCGCAGACCGCGATGCAGGCATCGTCTGAGAGCCCCCAGACATAGTTGGGGTAAAAGAAGCAAGAGCAGACGCAGAAGGCGTTACACCAGGAAACTCCTCCACAACAATCTTGATGTCATCCAGATAGTTCATTTCTGGGAACACAGCAAGAGCAGATCAATAcatataacaaaaattacaaaaaatgagAGATTAGCATACCCTTTTTAGAAGTACTTAGATCCATAAGTGAAGAAGATTCAGTAGGTTTGTGGGAAAGAGATTGGCTACCCGCACTAGGATCTGGGGATCCACCAGAATCATCCACAAGGGGAGCGTACTCAGGAAACAAGCGAGCCAGGTAATTGTTAACTAGATCAGGAGCATTGAAACATTTGATGCGCGCAGCACCAATGAGGTGTTCCAGAAGAAGCAGATCCTTCTTCGGAGGTTTAGTAACAGCAATTTTCAAAGGTTTGTCCAACCAAACAAGGGGAAAGGAGGAAAAGGCATTTTCATGACCAATATAGAAAAACAAGTTTCGCCAGCCCTTGTTATGTTTAGGAAGACCAGCGAGCAGACGCTTGCCCCGGACAAAAGGAAGATAAAGATAAAACTCGTTGGCTCGCCGGGAAACATTGAAAACTTCGTCCACTAAACCCAAGGTTGGAGCAAGACCTTTATGATGAACCACTTCAGCAAACGCACACAACAACCGAATAGCATTTGGATGAATTTGTCCTAGAGGTATTTTGTGGGAAATAACAAAATCGTGAAGAAAAGGAGTAAGAGGGAAGAGAAGACCGCCTCGAAACTGTTCTTTATAAACGACGATGCGATGGGCATCAGGGCGATAATTAGAACTAAAAGAAGGATCACAGGAATACAGAGTGTAATCAAAGGGAATGTCGTACGTCTCGCGTATACCAGAAAGCATACCGTCATCAATCCTAGAAGTAAACTCAACTATATCCCTACGGTAATCTACAGTGGTCCCAGAAGAAGGAGTGGCAACACTAGATCGGGTGCGAGTCATGATGCgaggaaaataaaatagaaaggaGAAAGAAAGTACCTGGTAAAAATGGAGGGGACGGACGCCAAGAAAGAAAGAAGGAAACAGAAATTTGcaggaaaaaaagaaataatgggagaaagaagaaagaaaagaagttaTAAGGAAATGTGTGAAAGGACACGTGGAGAAGAGAGAGAGTATAAAAGAAACGGAAGAGACGGGtctttttgattttgaatttcaaatttttgaaattcaaataGTGGACCACGCGACATGAAAATAGGATAACTACTTCATAATTAAGGTTACCTTGCATTTAAATTATCCGGATAGTGTTTCAAACAACCATAAATGATTGCGCTACGGAATAGAGAGGggaggggctaatgatggatacgcaGTTGACCCCAGTACATATAGTCAAACAAGCGCAGCAAACAACAGATACCAAACGGCTGTCATTAGTCAGTAGACGCAAATCCTAACTGATATGATCTTTGGAATCCGGAAAGATTGGGATTGACCTAGTCCCTATTTTCCAGCATGAGtccgaattaaacacaatcacAAGAAGATGACCTTGAGTCTGATTACTTGGAGAGGATTCTATATAAATAGAACGAAGACCAAAggtaaaaccctaattcattctcttaaAGCTACGTCATTTATCTTTAAGCCTTACAAGGTATCTGACTTAGGAATCAGAGTGTTGTCGGAGACAACGTCCGACTCATTCTAACCTGTGTTTGTGATCTCAGGTTGACAAGAGAAGATCCTACCATTCGCAGAACCATCAGTTTGTAAACtgttgccttaaattgctaaaaaggggaaatgtttgtaaatgtttggcttaaatcgctaaaaaaggcgaaacatttggatttgtttagtagcgttttaaacgtttggattggtttcgtaacgttttaaacttttagattaaatcgctaaagaggtaaaacgtttagttttgtttcataacgttttaaatgtttggatttgtttcgtaacgtttcaaacgtttggcttaaattgctaaaaaagggaaacgtttggatttgtttctaacatttgtaaacatttggcttaaatcgctaaaaaggttaaatgttttgatttgtttcgtaacgttcgtaaccgtttggcttaaattgctaaaaatgtgaaacatttggatttgtttcgtaacattcgtaaacattTTCCTCAAATTccaaaaatgcgaaacgtttagatttgtttcctaacatttgtaaaagcttggcttaaattgctaaaaaggtgaaacatttggatttctttcacaaaattttaaacgtttgaattggtttcgtaatgtttgtaaacaattggcttaaatcgctaaaaatgtgaaacgtttggatattgtgttgtaatgttttaaccctttggcttaaattgataaaaaaggtgaaacttttggatttgtttcgtaacgtttgtaaacatttggcttcaatcgctaaaaaggtgaaacgtcttttctcgttacgaaataaatccaaacgtttcccatttttagcaatttaagccaaacgtttacaaatgttgagaAACAAAAAGTGCAACGTTGTGATTTGAaacattacgttttaaacgtttggatttgtttagtaacgttttaaacgtttggcataaatcgctaaaaaatgtgaaacgtttggatttgttttgtaatgttttaaacgttaggatttgtttcggaacattttaaacgtttggtttaaatcgctaaaaaggtgaaacgtttggatttgtttcgtaacgttttaaacgtttagcttaaatcactaaaaagatgaaacgtttggatttgtttcgtaacgtttataaaagtttggcttaaattgctaaaaagggaaaacgtttggttttgtttcttaacttttgtaaacaacgtttcacctttttagcgatttaagccaaacgttttggtcaaatcgctaaaaaggtgaaacgtttggttttgtttcgtaacgtttgtaaacatttggcataaattgctaaaaaggggaaacgtttggatttgtttcgtaacgtttgtaaacgtttggcttaaatcgcacaaaaggtgaaacgtttggttttgtttcgtaatgtttgtaaccgtttggcttaaattgctaaaaaggggaaacatttggatttgttttgtaacgtttgtaaaggtttggcttaaatcgctaaaaatgcgaaacgtttggatttgtttcgtaacgttttaaacgtttggattggtttcataacatttttttaaacgtttagatttgtttcgtaacgttttaaacgtgtggatttatttcgtaaagttttaaacgtttggcttaaatcgctaaaaaggtgaaacgtttggatttgtttttgttttgtaacatttgtaaatgttttgtaaacgtttgggttaaatctctaataaggggaaatgttacgaaacaaaaccaaacattcacaaactttacgaaacaaatccaaatgtttcacgtttttagggatttaagcctaggataaacgtttggattgatttcgtaaagtttaaaacgtttggattggttttgtaacatttgtaaatgtttggcttaaatcactaaaaaggtttaaagcGTTCGATTtatttccaaacattttaaatgtttgaatttgtttcgtttggcttaaatcccaaaaaggcgaaacatttggatttgtttcgtaacgcttctaaatgtctggcataaatcgctacaaatgtgaaacatttggatttgtttcgtaacgtttgtaaacgtttggcttaaatcgctaaaaatgtttaaaacgtttggatttgtttcctaacgttttaaacatttggaattgtttcgtttggcttaaatcactaaaaaggagaaacatttggatttgtttcgtaacgtttgtcttaaatcgctaaaaaggtaaaacgtttggttttttttcgtaaaatttgtaaaagtttggcttaaatctctaaaaatgggaaacgtttagatttgttttgtaacattttaaacgtttggattgatttcataatgttttaaatgtttggtttaaatcgctaaaaaggtgaaacgtttggatctattcgtaacgtttgtaaaggttttgcttaaatctctaaaaaggcgaaacgtttggatttgtttcgtaacgttttagacgtttggattggttttgtaacgttttaaacttttggcttaaattggtaaaaaagtgaaatgtttgaatttgtttcgtaacatttgtaaacgtttggattaaatcgcaaaaaagtgaaaacgtttcgtaacatttctaaacgtttggcttaaatcgctaaaaatgtgaaacgtttggatttgttttataacgttttaaatatttggcttaagtcgctaaaagagtgaaacgtttggatttgtgtcgtacgttttaaacgtttggataggtttctaaacgttttaaatgtttggatttgtttcgtaacgtttctattagttgggcttaaattgctaaaaaggcgaaacgtttggatttgtttcgtaacgtttataaacgtttggcttaaatcgctaaaatgtgaaacgtttggatttgtttcgtaacgtttgtaaacgtttggcttaaatagctacaaaggtgaaacgtttggtttttttgtaacttttgtatatgtttggcttcaatcgctaaaaatgtgaaacatttggatttgtttcttaacgtttgaaatgtttggatttgtttcgtaatgtttaaaacgtttggattgatttcgtaacgtttcaaactttttgcttaaaatgctaaaaaggtgaaacgtttcgatttgtttcgtaacgtttgtcaacgtttggcttaaatcgctaaaaaggtgaaacgtttggatttgtttcgtaacgtttttggttttgtaacgtttgtaaacgtttgtcttaaatcgctaaaaaaggtggaacgtttgaatttgtttcgtaatgttctaaacgtttgattagttttgtaacgttttaaacttttggcttaaatcgctaaaaaaaagggaaacgtttggatttgtattataatgtttgtaaacgtttggcttaaatcgctaaaaatttgaaacgtttgacttggtttcgtaacgtattaaatgtttagattagatcgctaaaaaggtgaaacgtttgcatttttttcatagcggcttaaatcgctaaaaaggtgaaaggtctggatttgttttgtaacgttttaaacgtttggattgg
This window contains:
- the LOC126687723 gene encoding uncharacterized protein LOC126687723, whose product is MVVVAAKKLRPYFQGHTVIIRTNQPLRKALQRPETSGRMVSWSFQLGEHDIRYEPRKTLKAEALADFVVEMTEKPDTEEPREAVTWNLYVDGASNDLGAGEGVFLEGPMGITIEYSVHLKFKATNNVAEYEALITRLSIAKAMKTEVLRIHSDSQLVTGQIGGQFQAKEAKMARYVEKAKEILNDIERFGGEWEIFPIPREENAAADAIAKETATKNQRFMEMKMKEECSTSSVDAEEEVLSIEEVDTWMQKLLACLTDGTLPEQTAEAAKVVRQSASYSVLEGVLYRASATHPWSRCLTKTEGLYVLQEIHEGICGAHEASAALVRKASLQGFYCLSMKKDAEDLVLKCDKCQKFGAVIRTPASEQHPVGSPWPFMTWGIDILGPFPPAQGQVKLIVVAVDHFTKWVEVEPMKTITTEKIQTWLSREVMGRKATGETPFSLVYGIEVVLPVEIGMPSLRVQVFDEEKNEESMRLCLDLLEERRHQTAVRAEAYQSQMAKYHNAKVKRRSFMVVDLVLRKAEIGKGAAGVGKLRANWDGPF